One region of Armigeres subalbatus isolate Guangzhou_Male chromosome 3, GZ_Asu_2, whole genome shotgun sequence genomic DNA includes:
- the LOC134224662 gene encoding lipid scramblase CLPTM1L — protein MKIPSVSAILCAIFVCYIGYSIFSLVKLFKTPVCSQTPCFKSYLASNPKLQLALFTSATNNPISSEVTKIASIKRLDYYNEYKRSFDINIPAKTRRNGTLFLHVILHGDSETIEWKSIKKDGPMVIQKIKLTEYAVPRAAAFNLLGVPEADASKKSSMTIKPITHVRTKVFLSILTEHFQMSVADIPPELARHIRVNYKNEFLPILQEDFSKSRQADLEEVGSGSQNFTLELNYMPIGVGKLKLLAHVDQAFQALQRMGFSNKDLDDVKGMFSDTNLYLLCGTLFVGSIHMIFDFLAFKNDVLFWRRKKSYAGLSARSILWCAFSQIVIFLYLLDSDTSMIVLIPAGIGTMIELWKAKKIFRLKLGWFRISYEPLTDQNSQLSKAENDTRVFDQQAMKYLSYLLYPLCICGAIYSLIYQPHRSWYSWTINSLVNGVYAFGFLFMLPQLFINYKLKSVATLPWRALMYKAFNTFIDDIFAFIITMPTSHRIACFRDDLVFVIYLYQRWLYPVDKSRLDDGTSVHDHVDEDGPSGEIQSSKKDN, from the exons ATGAAAATTCCGTCCGTTTCGGCTATTTTATGTGCAATATTTGTGTGCTACATAGGTTATTCAATATTTTCTTTGGTGAAACTGTTCAAAACTCCAGTTTGCAGTCAGACTCCATGTTTTAAGTCGTACCTCGCCTCTAATCCAAAGCTTCAGTTGGCTCTATTTACCTCCGCCACGAATAATCCCATTAGCAGTGAGGTTACTAAGATAGCTTCAATCAAACGCTTGGATTACTATAATGAATATAAAAG ATCATTCGACATCAACATTCCGGCGAAAACTAGACGTAATGGAACGTTATTCCTACATGTCATTTTACACGGAGACAGTGAAACCATTGAATGGAAATCAATTAAAAAGGATGGTCCTATGGTAATACAGAAAATAAAGTTGACAGAATACGCAGTTCCACGAGCAGCTGCTTTCAATCTTCTTGGTGTTCCG GAAGCGGACGCATCGAAGAAAAGCTCCATGACGATCAAACCAATTACGCATGTGAGAACAAAAGTGTTCCTCAGTATACTAACAGAACACTTCCAGATGTCGGTTGCAGACATACCTCCAGAACTAGCCAGACATATCCGGGTGAACTACAAGAATGAGTTCCTGCCTATCCTGCAAGAGGACTTTTCGAAATCGCGTCAAGCTGATCTAGAAGAAGTAGGTTCAGGAAGCCAAAATTTCACATTGGAATTAAACTACATGCCAATAGGAGTTGGTAAGCTCAAGCTTTTGGCGCACGTAGATCAGGCGTTCCAGGCTCTTCAAAGAATGGGGTTCTCAAATAAGGATTTAGATGATGTGAAAGGAATGTTCTCTGATACGAATTTGTACTTATTATGTGGAACACTTTTCGTTGGTAGTATACAT atgattttcgattttctggcGTTTAAAAATGATGTGTTATTTTGGCGGCGTAAAAAGAGCTACGCTGGATTGTCAGCTCGCTCAATCCTCTGGTGTGCATTTAGTCAGATAGTCATTTTTCTATATTTATTAGATTCGGACACGTCCATGATTGTTTTAATTCCTGCTGGAATCGGAACAATGATTGAGTTATGGAAAGCAAAAAAGATATTCCGATTGAAATTGGGCTGGTTCAGAATATCTTATGAACCGCTCACAGATCAAAATAGTCAGCTCTCGAAGGCAGAGAACGATACACGAGTTTTCGATCAACAAGCAATGAAATATCTTAGCTATTTATTATATCCCCTTTGCATATGCGGAGCGATTTATTCCCTGATATATCAACCACATAGAAG TTGGTACTCGTGGACAATTAACTCTTTAGTCAATGGAGTTTATGCGTTCGGATTCTTATTCATGCTACCACAGCTGTTCATCAACTACAAACTCAAATCGGTTGCTACCCTTCCCTGGAGAGCTTTGATGTACAAAGCCTTCAATACTTTCATCGATGACATCTTTGCCTTTATCATCACAATGCCAACATCGCATCGTATTGCGTGCTTCAGAGATGATCTGGTGTTTGTCATTTATCTTTATCAAAGATG GTTATACCCCGTGGACAAATCAAGACTTGATGATGGAACGTCTGTTCATGACCATGTTGACGAGGATGGTCCATCTGGAGAAATACAGAGCAGCAAGAAAGATAATTAA